One genomic segment of Erysipelotrichaceae bacterium 66202529 includes these proteins:
- a CDS encoding nucleotidyltransferase: MKDVTLVVLAAGMGSRYGGLKQIDPIGPNGEIILEMSAFDAIRAGFNKIVFIIKKAIEDDFKKAIGNKIEEHIKVEYVFQEMDACLPEGYEIPADRVKPWGTAHAILCCKNVIHEPFAVINADDYYGIASFQKLHDYLVSNTDETAYSMVGFVLGNTLTDHGSVARGVCKVEDGKLAGVDERTRIEKRDGKVQYYENDTWYDVDANSLVSMNMWGFTPKFMEEVEERFPTFLQETVKENPLKSEFYIPVTVDTLIREGKASVTVLSSDDKWYGVTYQEDKPMVKEGIRKLIEAGKYPVPLWGK; this comes from the coding sequence ATGAAAGATGTGACATTAGTTGTACTGGCAGCCGGTATGGGCAGCCGTTATGGAGGACTGAAGCAGATTGACCCGATTGGGCCGAATGGAGAAATTATTCTTGAAATGTCTGCGTTTGATGCAATCCGTGCAGGCTTCAACAAAATCGTGTTTATTATAAAGAAAGCTATTGAGGATGATTTCAAGAAAGCAATCGGAAATAAAATTGAAGAGCATATCAAGGTGGAATATGTATTCCAGGAAATGGATGCCTGTCTGCCTGAAGGGTATGAAATACCTGCAGACCGTGTAAAACCATGGGGTACCGCGCATGCGATTTTATGCTGTAAGAATGTTATTCATGAACCGTTTGCAGTTATCAATGCGGATGATTATTACGGCATTGCTTCATTCCAGAAGCTGCACGACTATCTGGTTTCCAATACGGATGAGACTGCATACAGCATGGTTGGCTTTGTGCTTGGAAATACGCTGACTGATCATGGCAGTGTTGCCCGTGGCGTGTGCAAGGTGGAAGATGGCAAGCTGGCTGGCGTCGATGAGCGCACCAGAATTGAAAAACGCGATGGCAAGGTGCAGTATTATGAAAATGATACCTGGTATGATGTGGATGCCAATTCCCTGGTATCTATGAATATGTGGGGCTTCACACCGAAATTCATGGAGGAAGTGGAGGAACGCTTCCCAACCTTCCTGCAGGAAACTGTAAAAGAAAATCCGTTAAAGAGTGAATTTTACATCCCGGTAACCGTTGATACACTGATTCGTGAAGGAAAAGCCAGTGTGACGGTATTATCCAGTGATGATAAGTGGTATGGTGTCACCTATCAGGAGGATAAGCCAATGGTGAAGGAAGGTATTCGCAAGCTGATCGAAGCAGGCAAATATCCGGTACCGCTCTGGGGTAAATAA
- a CDS encoding NAD(P)-binding protein: MKKEYEALFTPIRIGKVEIRNRFAMAPMAMGQLDDHWAYKQESIDYFTERARGGTGLIITGANFIENRIEKHRKASFPCPLEDPQSYMTQLKKMSDNIHSYNSKLFVQLTAGLGRSAIPAMILDNTFVAPSATTNRWDPSIQHRALTTEEIYELIKDFATCAMLAKMGGADGIEVHAVHEGYLLDNFTMEYFNHREDEFGGDLMGRLRFPLAILQAVKQACGKDFPVILRFSLKSFIRAERHGILPGESYPELGRDIEEGLQFAKILTEAGYDALNVDAGSYDAWYWAHPPFFQDRGLYLPFAEKVKEVVKVPVLTAGRMGYPQLAADALNDGKCDMVVLGRPLLADPEFVNKMRFGNVADIRPCLSCHDGCFNRAHSMRLMSCAVNPQCNREKEAAFAKADTQKNCLVIGGGPAGMEAARVLALRGHHVTLLEKEARLGGMYRWASVPEFKDDGKLLLQWYEHQMESLHVQVVVNCEAQPEDSRIAEADVVICATGSHAFLPPIKGIEHGVTAVDVLKGTITAAEETTIIGGGLVGCELAIWLSQHGKRVRIVEMADKLMSTGAPADMNKQMILELLEHHHVDIRLQAKLKEIRENSIVIEADGNDQELESKCTILALGYRSNRFLYDQILLKAKDIYNIGDSAHPKDIMEGIWDAYELCSHL, translated from the coding sequence ATGAAAAAGGAATATGAAGCTTTATTTACACCAATTCGTATCGGTAAGGTTGAGATACGAAACCGCTTTGCCATGGCACCGATGGCGATGGGACAGCTGGATGATCACTGGGCCTACAAGCAGGAATCCATTGATTATTTCACAGAGCGTGCCAGAGGCGGTACCGGTCTGATTATCACAGGTGCCAATTTCATTGAAAACAGAATTGAGAAGCATCGTAAGGCAAGCTTTCCATGTCCTCTGGAGGATCCGCAAAGCTACATGACACAGCTGAAAAAAATGAGCGATAATATCCATTCCTACAATTCCAAGCTGTTTGTTCAGCTAACTGCCGGACTGGGCCGTTCCGCCATTCCTGCCATGATTCTGGATAATACCTTTGTGGCACCGAGTGCTACCACGAATCGCTGGGATCCTTCCATTCAGCACCGTGCATTGACAACGGAAGAAATCTACGAGCTGATTAAGGATTTTGCGACCTGTGCAATGCTGGCAAAGATGGGCGGTGCTGACGGTATTGAGGTGCATGCCGTTCATGAGGGATATCTGCTGGATAATTTCACGATGGAATATTTCAATCATCGTGAGGATGAGTTTGGCGGTGATCTGATGGGCAGACTGCGTTTCCCACTCGCTATCCTGCAGGCGGTGAAGCAGGCTTGCGGAAAGGATTTCCCTGTAATTTTAAGATTCTCTTTAAAGAGCTTTATCCGTGCAGAGCGTCATGGTATTCTGCCTGGTGAATCCTATCCGGAGCTGGGCAGAGATATTGAAGAGGGGCTTCAGTTTGCGAAAATTCTGACAGAAGCCGGCTATGATGCGCTGAATGTGGATGCCGGAAGCTATGATGCCTGGTACTGGGCACATCCGCCGTTCTTCCAGGATCGCGGTTTGTATCTGCCATTCGCAGAAAAGGTAAAAGAGGTTGTTAAGGTACCGGTTTTAACAGCCGGGCGTATGGGGTATCCGCAGCTTGCCGCAGATGCGTTAAATGATGGTAAATGTGACATGGTGGTATTGGGAAGACCACTGCTTGCGGATCCGGAGTTCGTAAATAAAATGCGTTTTGGAAATGTAGCGGATATCCGTCCGTGTCTGTCCTGCCATGACGGCTGCTTTAACCGGGCACATTCCATGCGTCTGATGTCCTGTGCGGTCAATCCGCAGTGCAACCGGGAAAAAGAGGCGGCATTCGCAAAGGCGGATACCCAAAAGAACTGCCTTGTTATCGGAGGTGGACCAGCCGGTATGGAGGCCGCAAGAGTTCTGGCACTTCGCGGGCATCATGTTACGCTGCTGGAGAAGGAGGCAAGGCTTGGCGGAATGTACCGCTGGGCAAGTGTACCGGAGTTTAAGGATGATGGAAAGCTGTTGCTTCAATGGTATGAGCATCAGATGGAGAGCCTGCATGTACAGGTTGTAGTAAATTGTGAGGCACAGCCCGAGGATTCCCGTATTGCAGAAGCTGATGTAGTCATCTGTGCAACCGGCAGTCATGCATTCCTGCCGCCAATCAAGGGCATAGAGCATGGTGTAACAGCAGTGGATGTATTAAAAGGCACAATTACTGCCGCTGAAGAAACGACCATTATCGGTGGCGGTCTTGTCGGCTGTGAGCTGGCAATCTGGCTGTCACAGCATGGAAAACGAGTGCGTATAGTGGAGATGGCAGATAAGCTGATGTCTACCGGAGCACCTGCGGATATGAATAAGCAGATGATTCTGGAGCTGCTGGAGCATCATCATGTGGATATCCGGCTGCAGGCAAAGCTGAAGGAAATTCGTGAGAACAGCATCGTTATCGAAGCAGATGGCAATGATCAGGAGCTGGAAAGCAAATGCACAATTCTGGCTTTGGGCTACCGGAGTAACCGCTTCCTGTATGACCAGATTCTGTTGAAGGCAAAGGATATTTATAATATTGGAGACAGCGCTCATCCAAAGGACATCATGGAGGGCATCTGGGATGCCTATGAGCTGTGCTCTCACCTGTAA
- a CDS encoding helix-turn-helix domain-containing protein produces the protein MQQQRDWYTGIDYFQSYKEQEIQVDTMEIFQALPLTQHERVELWYVLDGDGDIIVNGVAYTLKRDSFLCLYAHHLYEIPEIRTSLHILRIRFYIGLFMHAMWEKHPRGRNASLVYETPACLACTDTALLAMFQNALQEYESTAFGSRNMLMYIVLQIHMLFCRYALQLQEASPEPPVWKLIKRIIVASQEQFSLQDAAELLQLHPRYLNQLVKDTCGYSFSRLQSFGKIINACALLHFEDLSVSYIVDLLSYSSTAAFYRQFQAWTKTSPQDYQKHRILDNEHFYCRKDLYLQIMQYLYQHFSQDITVEDMAKQCHRKGYELEQLLKQEYHTSWNQELNRVRVQQAAALLAATRRTITSIAMDCGFSSLAVFERIFVSIMGCTPVQYRQKHM, from the coding sequence ATGCAGCAGCAAAGGGACTGGTATACAGGGATTGATTATTTTCAGTCCTATAAAGAGCAGGAGATACAGGTAGATACAATGGAAATTTTTCAGGCGCTTCCACTTACCCAGCATGAGCGTGTGGAGCTCTGGTATGTGCTTGACGGGGATGGGGATATCATCGTAAATGGTGTTGCGTATACCCTGAAAAGGGATTCGTTTCTCTGTCTGTATGCCCATCATCTGTATGAAATACCAGAAATACGAACCTCCCTGCATATTTTGCGCATACGGTTTTATATCGGACTGTTTATGCATGCCATGTGGGAAAAGCATCCAAGAGGAAGAAATGCTTCGCTGGTATATGAGACACCGGCTTGTCTTGCATGTACGGATACAGCACTGCTGGCTATGTTTCAAAACGCTTTGCAGGAATATGAAAGCACAGCCTTTGGTTCCCGGAATATGCTGATGTATATTGTCCTTCAGATTCATATGCTGTTTTGCCGCTATGCATTGCAGCTGCAGGAAGCATCGCCTGAGCCGCCTGTTTGGAAGCTGATCAAGCGTATCATCGTCGCATCTCAGGAGCAGTTTTCTTTACAGGATGCCGCTGAACTGCTGCAGCTGCATCCCCGTTATCTCAACCAGCTGGTAAAGGATACGTGTGGCTACAGCTTTTCCCGTCTGCAATCCTTTGGGAAAATAATCAATGCCTGCGCCCTTCTTCACTTTGAAGACTTATCTGTTTCTTATATTGTCGATCTGTTGTCATATTCCTCCACTGCAGCCTTTTATCGGCAGTTTCAGGCGTGGACGAAAACCTCACCGCAGGATTATCAGAAGCATCGCATTCTTGACAATGAGCATTTCTATTGCCGTAAGGATTTGTATTTGCAGATCATGCAGTATCTTTACCAGCATTTCTCACAGGATATCACTGTAGAGGATATGGCGAAGCAGTGCCATCGCAAGGGCTATGAGCTGGAACAGCTGCTAAAGCAGGAATATCATACAAGCTGGAATCAGGAGCTGAACCGTGTACGAGTACAGCAGGCAGCCGCCCTTCTTGCGGCAACGAGGCGTACCATTACCTCGATTGCTATGGATTGCGGCTTTTCCTCACTGGCAGTCTTTGAGCGGATATTTGTTTCAATAATGGGCTGTACACCGGTACAGTACCGTCAAAAGCATATGTAA
- a CDS encoding TetR family transcriptional regulator — protein sequence MKSKVLLNKSEKKKRIEIAALKLFSCHDVNKISIDQIVQEAGVAKGTFYLYFHDKVQLINHLIVKESSSIINEALQEAKRQNIDDKIDELIFLIDHVIAYFRMHPEVINIIQKNLSWNLVGGKLREGENYEVAAHMNSYCDFLETIGYTRREAYQLLFMILELVSTLCYTSIILHQPDDIEQLKPMLFTTIRKMIERS from the coding sequence ATGAAAAGCAAGGTACTTCTGAACAAGAGTGAAAAAAAGAAGCGTATTGAAATAGCTGCCCTAAAGCTATTTTCCTGTCATGATGTCAACAAGATCTCCATCGATCAGATTGTCCAGGAAGCAGGAGTCGCAAAGGGAACGTTTTATTTGTACTTCCATGATAAGGTGCAGCTGATCAACCATCTGATTGTCAAGGAAAGCTCGTCCATCATCAATGAGGCATTACAGGAAGCCAAACGTCAGAATATCGACGATAAAATTGACGAACTGATTTTTCTCATTGATCATGTGATCGCTTATTTCCGAATGCATCCGGAGGTCATCAACATCATTCAGAAGAACCTTTCCTGGAATCTTGTCGGAGGAAAGCTGAGGGAGGGTGAAAATTATGAGGTGGCTGCACATATGAACAGCTATTGTGATTTTCTGGAAACCATCGGATACACCCGCCGGGAGGCATATCAGCTGCTGTTCATGATTTTGGAGCTTGTTTCAACACTCTGCTACACCTCCATCATTCTGCATCAGCCGGATGATATTGAACAGTTGAAGCCGATGCTGTTTACCACGATTCGCAAAATGATCGAACGATCATAA
- a CDS encoding MMPL family transporter, which produces MKKLSDFIVKKRNLILLVAVLLLIPSVIGYARTKVNYDLLSYLPQDAESMIGQKSLSDDFHLASTGMLVVENMPDKNVAELKNEIKAIDGVKDVLWRDDVLDISIPKEIIPKDIREMLYSDKGTLMVITFQEETSSQRTMDAIKTIKGYAERECYLGGFSAITEDTKDLMNAETPLYAVTAIILCMLVLFMGLESSIAPFVFVLGIIFPIVYNFGTNIFLGQISYITKALALVLQLGVTMDYSIFLLHRYQEEKKKSNDRDEAMSNAIQATFTSITSSSITTIAGFLALCAMQLTLGKDIGIVMAKGVVFGVLSTIIILPALLMLFDKYIEKWKHPIILKEPKKLPGFLTRHYKSILLVFVIIFIPMIYAQAHTNVYYDLNATMPKDFASVIGTNKLKDQFHMTTTHFLLVDDKLENYEIKDICDQVEKLPGVYSVVSYESLIGGGIPQQLEPAAVKDILQNGGKKMILVNSTYRSATDEEDAQLNKIDAIMHQYDKHAVIAGEGSLTRDLITTTDIDFKMVNILSVAAIFLIIAVTFQSLALPIILVASIEFAICINMGIPFFTGSTLPFIASIVIGTIQLGATVDYAILMTTRYKEELSNGSTVIEAAREAAAKSAPSIITSGLSFFAACIGVSFISKMDLIKSLCTLISRGAVISMLSILLVLPAMLIIFHKAIEKTTRGWPKANLK; this is translated from the coding sequence ATGAAGAAGCTTTCTGATTTTATAGTTAAGAAAAGAAATCTGATTCTGCTTGTTGCCGTATTGCTGCTGATTCCCAGTGTAATTGGGTATGCGCGTACGAAGGTAAATTATGACCTGCTGAGCTATCTGCCGCAGGATGCCGAATCCATGATAGGACAGAAATCGTTAAGTGATGATTTCCATCTGGCAAGCACCGGGATGCTCGTAGTCGAAAACATGCCGGATAAAAATGTTGCTGAATTAAAGAATGAAATAAAAGCGATTGACGGTGTTAAGGATGTACTATGGCGCGATGACGTGCTGGATATCAGTATCCCAAAAGAGATCATCCCCAAAGATATCCGCGAAATGCTGTACTCCGACAAGGGAACACTAATGGTTATCACCTTTCAGGAGGAGACATCCTCTCAGCGGACGATGGATGCCATTAAAACCATCAAGGGCTATGCCGAGCGCGAATGTTATCTGGGAGGCTTTTCTGCCATCACGGAGGATACGAAAGATTTAATGAATGCAGAGACTCCGCTATATGCTGTCACTGCAATTATCCTTTGCATGCTTGTACTGTTCATGGGGCTGGAGTCCTCCATCGCGCCGTTTGTATTTGTTCTTGGCATCATATTTCCGATTGTGTACAACTTTGGAACCAACATCTTCCTCGGACAGATATCCTATATCACCAAAGCACTGGCGCTTGTTTTACAGCTTGGTGTTACGATGGATTATTCTATTTTCCTACTCCACCGCTATCAGGAGGAAAAGAAGAAAAGCAATGACCGGGATGAGGCGATGTCAAATGCGATACAAGCAACCTTTACCTCTATTACAAGCTCCTCTATCACGACGATAGCCGGCTTTCTGGCTTTGTGCGCGATGCAGCTGACGTTAGGGAAGGATATTGGAATCGTCATGGCAAAAGGGGTTGTGTTCGGAGTATTATCCACAATCATTATCCTGCCTGCATTGCTGATGCTGTTTGATAAATATATAGAGAAATGGAAGCATCCGATTATTCTGAAGGAACCAAAAAAACTGCCGGGATTTCTTACCCGTCATTATAAATCCATATTACTGGTCTTTGTTATTATTTTCATACCGATGATTTATGCACAGGCACATACGAATGTATACTATGACCTCAATGCCACCATGCCGAAGGATTTCGCAAGTGTGATTGGTACAAATAAGCTGAAGGATCAGTTTCATATGACAACAACACATTTTCTTCTAGTGGATGATAAATTGGAAAATTATGAAATCAAGGACATTTGCGATCAGGTGGAAAAGCTACCGGGTGTGTATTCCGTAGTTTCCTATGAAAGCCTGATTGGTGGAGGTATCCCGCAGCAGCTGGAGCCTGCAGCAGTCAAGGATATCCTGCAGAACGGCGGAAAGAAAATGATTCTTGTCAACAGTACCTACCGTTCCGCAACGGATGAAGAGGATGCACAGCTGAATAAGATAGACGCCATTATGCATCAGTATGATAAGCATGCAGTCATTGCCGGAGAGGGCTCTTTAACCCGTGATTTGATTACAACCACCGATATCGACTTTAAGATGGTCAATATCCTGTCTGTTGCTGCCATCTTTCTGATTATTGCCGTTACCTTTCAATCACTGGCACTCCCAATCATTTTGGTAGCCTCCATTGAATTTGCCATCTGTATCAATATGGGCATTCCATTCTTTACCGGTTCAACGCTACCGTTCATTGCAAGTATCGTTATCGGAACAATACAACTGGGAGCAACGGTTGACTACGCCATATTGATGACAACGCGGTATAAGGAAGAGCTTAGCAATGGCAGTACCGTGATTGAAGCGGCGCGTGAGGCGGCAGCGAAATCTGCGCCAAGTATCATCACCTCGGGTCTGTCCTTCTTTGCGGCATGTATCGGTGTATCCTTTATTTCCAAAATGGATTTAATTAAGAGTCTGTGTACACTGATTTCCCGCGGTGCAGTTATTTCCATGCTGTCTATTTTACTGGTGCTGCCTGCAATGCTGATTATATTTCATAAAGCGATTGAGAAAACAACAAGAGGCTGGCCAAAGGCGAACCTGAAATAA
- a CDS encoding HD domain-containing protein, with protein MEIIEHKHVISIIRNTLNALDARLVDHGYRIAYLMEQTLRHAGLYEGRELRDIVMTCFLHDIGAYKTEEIEQLIQFETWNIYQHSVYGYLFLRNLSPLRPYADIVLYHHIYYRKLKNHNIPYAIVAQLLSLCDRLDVYQLEKPLRDVEAFLRQYENDYFSKEAIDLFLSADAENHMLDRLYVKRQSVKVNVFDDIPFTEAEGKAYLHMISYAIDFRSAFMVAHTITTTSVSTTLASLCGLQQAEIEKVYYGALLHDVGKVAIPVTILDYPGRLSEHDMAIMQSHVTYSMKILHGVVDKEIEGIAVRHHEKLNGTGYPLGLTQQDLTLAERIVAIADIISALIGKRSYKEAYDVDRIQDILQTMAKQKLLDGDVITTACENMDYILQTVKRDCTPVIAMYQDIQSDYKALMVKIARW; from the coding sequence ATGGAAATCATAGAACATAAGCATGTCATATCAATTATTAGAAATACTTTAAATGCATTGGATGCGCGGCTGGTGGATCACGGCTATCGAATCGCTTATCTCATGGAGCAGACACTGCGTCATGCAGGTCTTTATGAGGGCAGGGAGCTCAGAGATATTGTCATGACCTGCTTTCTGCACGATATCGGGGCCTATAAGACCGAGGAAATTGAACAGCTGATTCAGTTTGAAACCTGGAATATATACCAGCATTCCGTTTATGGCTATTTGTTTCTAAGAAATCTGTCTCCATTGCGTCCTTATGCGGATATTGTATTATATCATCATATATATTATCGAAAGCTCAAGAATCACAATATTCCCTATGCTATCGTGGCACAGCTACTCAGCTTATGCGACCGGCTGGATGTTTATCAATTGGAAAAGCCGTTACGTGATGTGGAAGCATTCCTGCGTCAATATGAAAATGATTATTTCAGTAAGGAAGCCATTGATCTGTTTCTTTCAGCGGATGCAGAAAATCATATGCTGGATCGACTTTATGTAAAGCGTCAGTCTGTAAAGGTGAATGTGTTTGATGATATCCCGTTTACAGAGGCTGAGGGCAAGGCGTATCTTCATATGATCAGCTACGCGATTGATTTTCGAAGTGCATTTATGGTCGCTCATACGATTACAACGACGAGTGTTTCTACAACTCTTGCATCATTATGTGGCCTGCAGCAGGCGGAAATTGAAAAGGTGTATTACGGAGCGCTGCTGCATGATGTTGGAAAGGTTGCTATACCGGTGACCATTCTTGATTATCCGGGAAGGCTGAGTGAGCATGATATGGCGATTATGCAATCGCATGTGACGTACTCTATGAAAATTTTGCATGGAGTAGTCGATAAGGAAATCGAAGGTATTGCGGTTCGGCATCATGAAAAGCTGAATGGAACGGGATATCCTCTGGGACTTACACAACAGGATCTGACACTTGCCGAGCGCATTGTAGCGATTGCGGATATCATCAGCGCTCTGATTGGAAAGCGCAGCTATAAGGAAGCCTATGATGTAGATAGGATACAGGATATTTTACAGACGATGGCAAAGCAGAAGCTGCTGGATGGCGATGTTATAACTACAGCATGTGAGAACATGGACTATATTCTGCAAACGGTGAAGCGGGACTGCACACCTGTCATTGCGATGTATCAGGATATACAATCCGATTACAAAGCTCTGATGGTCAAAATCGCCAGGTGGTGA
- a CDS encoding NAD(P)-binding protein, whose amino-acid sequence MFEKLFEPLKIRGMEVKNRIVLPAMGTKMAAEDGAVTQQIIDYQVARVKGGCGLNLSEVCAVHAPSAPRKFLALHNDSYIPSHKAFCDAIHEAGGKCGVQLWQGSLAASMDPKARILVASDLNVHGYTIPAVDVETIEEVVACFGAAAKRAVEAGYDCVEFHCGHNYLPHSFLSPAFNHREDAYGGTFEKRCKFPLDCIRAIRENIPQDMPLLMRLDAQDDYLENGLTIEDVIRYCKLAKEAGVDVLDISRGNMITAGLKYEVPPIDIPKGFNVDNCAKIRKETGMLCIAVGRINTPFLAEEILEQDKADLVVMGRAQLADAQFCNKAKEGRLQDIVYCIGCDQGCYDGFTDPGVPFITCMRNPYLGKEAQDQLIPAQKPKRVLVAGGGVAGLEAACILKQRGHMSVVYEASDTLGGQFVTAGRAPRKEEMKAAAESYGEKAKRLGVEIHLQTPVTAQLIADGSWDEVILAIGAEPIHLRIPGADRSNVYNSHDILNKKVKAEGHVAVIGGGLVGVETAEFLSEQGCQVTVIEMMDAVAKDLGALRKICVMESLYMHHIETVVNTSLKAVSEHGILVEQEGCEKEIVCDSVVMAVGAKAREHEALVQACESKQLPYHIIGDAKQARRALQAIAEAHEIARQL is encoded by the coding sequence ATGTTTGAAAAACTATTTGAACCACTAAAGATTCGCGGAATGGAAGTAAAAAACCGGATTGTGCTGCCTGCTATGGGAACGAAGATGGCGGCAGAGGATGGAGCTGTGACACAGCAGATCATCGATTATCAGGTAGCCCGGGTAAAGGGCGGCTGCGGTCTGAATCTGTCTGAGGTATGTGCCGTGCATGCACCAAGTGCTCCCAGAAAATTTCTGGCCTTGCATAACGACTCCTATATCCCTTCGCACAAAGCATTTTGTGATGCTATTCATGAGGCAGGAGGGAAATGCGGCGTACAGCTGTGGCAGGGAAGTCTGGCAGCCAGCATGGATCCAAAGGCAAGGATACTGGTTGCCAGTGATCTGAATGTACATGGCTATACCATCCCTGCAGTTGATGTGGAAACGATTGAAGAGGTTGTCGCATGCTTTGGAGCTGCGGCAAAGCGAGCAGTGGAAGCAGGCTATGACTGTGTGGAATTTCATTGCGGGCATAATTATCTGCCGCATTCCTTTCTGTCACCTGCCTTCAATCATCGAGAGGATGCCTATGGAGGAACCTTTGAAAAGCGCTGTAAATTTCCGCTGGACTGCATTCGTGCAATCCGTGAAAATATCCCGCAGGATATGCCGCTTTTGATGCGTCTGGATGCACAGGATGATTATCTGGAAAACGGATTGACGATAGAGGATGTGATCCGCTATTGTAAGCTGGCCAAAGAGGCTGGTGTGGATGTATTGGACATTTCCCGTGGCAATATGATCACCGCAGGTCTGAAATATGAGGTGCCGCCGATTGATATTCCAAAGGGCTTTAATGTAGACAACTGTGCCAAAATCCGTAAGGAAACCGGTATGCTGTGTATCGCAGTCGGCCGTATCAATACACCGTTTCTGGCAGAGGAGATTCTGGAACAGGATAAAGCAGATCTGGTTGTCATGGGACGTGCACAGCTGGCAGATGCGCAGTTCTGTAACAAAGCAAAGGAAGGCAGGCTACAGGATATTGTCTATTGCATCGGCTGTGATCAGGGCTGTTATGACGGCTTCACGGATCCTGGTGTTCCGTTTATCACCTGTATGCGAAATCCATACCTTGGGAAAGAGGCGCAGGATCAGCTCATCCCTGCACAGAAGCCGAAAAGGGTGCTGGTGGCCGGTGGCGGTGTAGCCGGTTTAGAGGCAGCCTGTATTTTGAAGCAGAGAGGTCATATGTCTGTGGTTTATGAGGCAAGCGATACGCTGGGCGGCCAGTTTGTGACGGCGGGAAGAGCTCCGCGTAAAGAAGAAATGAAAGCAGCTGCAGAGTCCTATGGAGAAAAGGCAAAGCGGCTTGGTGTGGAAATTCACCTGCAGACTCCGGTAACTGCACAGCTGATTGCGGATGGCAGCTGGGATGAGGTAATTCTTGCGATTGGTGCAGAGCCGATACATTTGCGTATCCCGGGCGCAGACCGTTCAAATGTATACAATTCTCATGATATTCTGAATAAAAAGGTAAAGGCAGAAGGGCATGTAGCTGTGATTGGCGGCGGTCTGGTCGGTGTGGAAACCGCGGAATTTCTGAGTGAACAGGGCTGTCAGGTAACGGTGATTGAAATGATGGATGCCGTTGCGAAGGATTTGGGCGCCTTGCGGAAAATCTGTGTGATGGAATCGCTGTATATGCACCATATTGAAACCGTGGTGAATACATCCCTGAAGGCAGTCAGCGAGCATGGAATTCTGGTAGAGCAGGAGGGCTGTGAAAAGGAAATCGTCTGTGACAGTGTTGTAATGGCCGTTGGCGCAAAGGCCAGAGAGCATGAAGCCCTGGTACAGGCATGTGAGTCTAAACAGCTTCCGTATCATATCATCGGAGATGCGAAGCAGGCAAGAAGGGCATTGCAGGCAATCGCAGAAGCACATGAAATTGCCCGGCAATTATAA
- a CDS encoding TetR family transcriptional regulator, producing the protein MKTEEKEIRRRPQQTEQTRRKIVEAVHECMREADLSDITIRSVCQRAGVSIGTFYLYFSCKEAALLYGYRQADAQFEALKLTSEPWENIQRIMTCYLHMVTLDDMHTIRQIYICHIKYHDAYFFDEQRSIFKLLANELEQLVPHGAVAAITWGLLTHARGLIYHACCLQDDQIEPDWHQTQLQELMDYLAYRIQTHKG; encoded by the coding sequence ATGAAAACGGAAGAAAAAGAAATACGGCGCAGACCGCAGCAGACGGAACAAACAAGACGGAAAATAGTGGAGGCTGTGCACGAATGTATGAGGGAGGCAGATCTCAGCGATATCACGATTCGCAGTGTATGTCAGCGGGCCGGGGTATCCATCGGAACCTTCTATTTATATTTTTCCTGTAAGGAGGCTGCGCTTTTATATGGTTACCGGCAGGCGGACGCACAATTTGAAGCATTAAAGCTAACATCAGAGCCATGGGAAAATATACAGCGTATTATGACCTGCTATCTGCATATGGTAACACTGGATGATATGCATACGATACGACAGATTTATATATGTCATATCAAATATCATGATGCGTATTTTTTCGATGAGCAGCGCTCTATATTCAAGCTGCTGGCAAATGAGCTGGAACAGCTGGTGCCTCATGGGGCGGTTGCGGCAATCACATGGGGCCTGTTGACACACGCAAGAGGTCTGATTTATCATGCCTGCTGTCTGCAGGATGATCAGATTGAACCGGACTGGCATCAAACGCAGCTTCAAGAGCTGATGGACTATCTTGCATACCGTATACAAACACATAAGGGATGA